In Rutidosis leptorrhynchoides isolate AG116_Rl617_1_P2 chromosome 2, CSIRO_AGI_Rlap_v1, whole genome shotgun sequence, one genomic interval encodes:
- the LOC139889742 gene encoding uncharacterized protein — protein MSVRLVIQEVTYTVISTYAPHAGLGPAEKRHFWESLDEVVRMCPQDHRLLIGGVLNGHIGTDVEVVANSFFKKMNAQLATFHIEGHSTQIDYLLLRKGDLRTFGDCKKKLNGEKAETFKTLVVDRVDAEVDMVSHDDADQMWNCLASTFREAAKEALGVAIGTSRGHRPDRESWWLNDEVQSKVALKQLRFRDLINCQEGTPASRTRVEERYKEAKREAKCRFFLQTLVKEDEIQKRWEGYFSSLFIVGSPEYHEDPQDSEIEQSQNNIDCGIIRKEEVRSAIRKMGRNKAVGPDQIPIEAWRCLGEDGVRWLTCLFNKKYQISKMPMEWRGYVQRGEVLHVNAGGKTELFPIEVGLHQGSALSPFLFALILDELSRGIQEGIPWCLIFADDIVLISETKEELNRRLEQ, from the exons ATGTCAGTTAGGTTAGTAATCCAGGAGGTGACCTACACGGTCATTAGCACTTATGCACCTCATGCGGGCCTTGGCCCAGCTGAAAAGAGACACTTCTGGGAATCGTTAGACGAGGTTGTGAGGATGTGCCCCCAGGACCATCGATTACTTATTGGTGGAGTTCTAAATGGTCATATAGGAACGGATGTCGAGG TTGTTGCGAATTCGTTTTTCAAGAAGATGAATGCTCAGTTAGCTACCTTCCACATTGAGGGTCATAGTACCCAGATTGACTATTTGTTACTTCGCAAAGGGGATCTTAGGACATTTGGGGACTGTAAG AAGAAGTTGAATGGAGAGAAGGCAGAGACTTTTAAAACTTTGGTTGTAGATAGAGTTGATGCAGAAGTGGATATGGTATCTCATGATGATGCGGACCAGATGTGGAATTGTCTAGCGTCCACCTTTAGAGAGGCAGCCAAGGAAGCCTTAGGGGTGGCAATAGGAACATCGAGAGGACATAGGCCGGATAGAGAATCATGGTGGCTTAATGATGAGGTTCAAAGCAAAGTCGCGCTTAAGCAACTAAGGTTTAGGGACCTCATCAATTGTCAGGAGGGGACTCCGGCGAGTAGAACTAGGGTTGAAGAGAGATATAAAGAAGCCAAAAGAGAAGCTAAgtgtaggtttttc CTGCAAACCTTAGTTAAGGAAGATGAAATTCAGAAAAGATGGGAAGGGTATTTCTCATCCCTTTTCATTGTAGGAAGTCCCGAGTATCACGAAGATCCGCAAGACTCTGAAATAGAACAATCCCAGAACAACATAGATTGTGGGATCATCAGGAAAGAGGAAGTAAGATCGGCGatacgaaagatggggagaaataaAGCTGTGGGACCAGACCAGATCCCCatagaggcgtggcggtgcctCGGCGAAGATGGTGTTAGGTGGTTGACTTGCCTCTTTAACAAGAAGTATCAAATCTCTaaaatgcctatggaatggaga GGATATGTACAAAGGGGTGAAGTCTTGCATGTGAACGCTGGTGGGAAAACCGAACTTTTCCCAATAGAAGTGGGTCTGCATCAAGGATCGGCCCTTAGCCcttttctttttgctttgatccttGATGAGCTTTCTCGAGGGATACAAGAGGGTATCCCTTGGTGCTTGATTTTTGCCGATGACATTGTGCTTATTTCAGAAACTAAGGAGGAGCTTAATAGAAGACTGGAGCAATGA